Proteins found in one Halobaculum sp. MBLA0147 genomic segment:
- a CDS encoding glycosyltransferase family 2 protein, which translates to MSDNTLEDVSVVVPTARSELTTPETVPEEAELLVRRDDGLNVARNAGVEHATNDWIVIADDDIEFPTETVRRVLREGDRTTLAGLADFPPARWVIGRLMIFHRSLWERVGGFDERRHHGGDTDFAIRVERAGGTVWRLDRDTVPHYDEDTGEGMTTTEHLEWTWYLTRRHPVQFGPVAVRLLTRKLGGVVPGR; encoded by the coding sequence ATGTCCGACAACACACTCGAAGACGTGAGCGTCGTCGTCCCGACAGCTAGGTCGGAGTTGACCACGCCCGAGACCGTACCCGAGGAGGCGGAACTCCTCGTCCGCCGTGACGACGGCCTCAACGTAGCACGTAACGCCGGCGTCGAACACGCTACGAACGACTGGATCGTGATCGCGGACGACGACATCGAGTTCCCGACCGAGACGGTTCGTCGTGTCCTCCGGGAGGGTGACCGAACGACGTTGGCTGGCCTGGCCGACTTCCCGCCTGCACGGTGGGTCATCGGCCGACTCATGATCTTCCACCGATCACTGTGGGAGCGTGTCGGTGGCTTCGACGAGCGGCGTCACCACGGTGGAGACACGGACTTCGCCATCCGTGTCGAGCGAGCCGGCGGGACCGTGTGGCGGCTCGACCGCGACACCGTCCCCCACTACGACGAGGACACGGGCGAGGGAATGACCACGACGGAACACCTTGAGTGGACGTGGTACCTCACACGGCGACACCCGGTGCAGTTCGGACCCGTCGCGGTCAGACTCCTCACTCGGAAGCTCGGCGGCGTCGTCCCCGGTCGCTGA
- a CDS encoding ArnT family glycosyltransferase, with protein MDTGTGTDRWGLLPGVISAIVVLSVYVVSFDFPGHYGGLYLDMATALLDHGPGYVRSIDGYTVDGVPFAYPPVGLVLLAGGLWLQVDVATLYWVLPSVFYLLSVPALYKLVTEITGSTRVATLASVLILTSPEVYRPLVVATGVTRGPGFVFSLVGILIGIRLFEAGNPRQIVLGGVLFGLTVMSHPVYATFYSISYLLLWAVYSRSIRGFALGSGVVGVGLVVALPWLGTVVSNHGVEIFLRTSRVRGGIGPDLVGFAISYFYNPNVPVIALSQGVGILGLMWLAVRRRLFLVLWFLSIGVLVGNPRFLHVITGISAAWFIVNGLVPSLERHADLTEWLRRLPLQSGERVDRLVPVLVVTLVATYSVLGGVGFLVAENNVEKISNDDRTAMEWVGENTPVGATVLVVGDGAEWLPWFTNRTVLVTPMGSEWKGPSAFRRQSELRSQLLQCTGVACVESVTEQLTTTPDYVYVQEDHRSVAESLQNSSKYSVVHRRGGIFVFEVHAE; from the coding sequence ATGGACACCGGAACGGGTACGGATCGATGGGGCCTCCTCCCAGGAGTCATCTCGGCAATTGTCGTCCTCTCCGTGTACGTCGTGAGTTTCGACTTCCCGGGCCACTACGGAGGACTGTACCTCGATATGGCGACGGCACTGCTGGATCACGGCCCGGGATACGTACGGTCGATAGACGGGTACACGGTCGATGGAGTCCCGTTCGCGTACCCACCAGTCGGACTCGTGTTGTTGGCAGGGGGGCTGTGGCTTCAGGTCGACGTTGCGACGCTGTATTGGGTCCTTCCGTCCGTGTTCTATCTCCTGAGTGTTCCGGCGTTGTACAAGCTCGTCACCGAGATAACGGGGTCTACTCGTGTCGCTACACTCGCGAGCGTGCTGATCCTCACCTCTCCAGAGGTGTACCGCCCACTCGTTGTCGCGACGGGTGTGACTAGAGGCCCCGGATTCGTCTTCTCACTCGTCGGAATCCTGATCGGGATTCGACTGTTCGAAGCGGGAAATCCCCGACAGATCGTTCTCGGGGGAGTATTGTTCGGCCTCACAGTGATGAGTCATCCAGTGTACGCCACTTTCTACAGCATCTCGTATCTGTTGTTGTGGGCGGTCTACAGCCGATCAATTCGCGGATTCGCACTCGGTAGTGGTGTCGTCGGCGTCGGGCTGGTGGTCGCGCTCCCGTGGCTCGGGACGGTCGTGTCAAATCACGGCGTCGAGATCTTCCTCCGTACTAGTCGTGTGCGGGGTGGGATCGGCCCCGACCTCGTTGGCTTCGCGATCAGTTACTTCTACAACCCCAACGTGCCGGTCATCGCACTGTCACAGGGTGTCGGAATCCTCGGACTAATGTGGCTAGCGGTTCGGAGACGGCTCTTTCTCGTCCTCTGGTTCCTCTCGATCGGGGTGCTGGTGGGGAACCCGCGTTTTCTCCACGTCATCACCGGAATTTCGGCTGCCTGGTTCATCGTCAATGGCCTAGTTCCCTCGCTGGAACGACACGCCGACCTCACCGAGTGGCTCCGTCGCCTCCCCCTCCAGTCGGGAGAGCGAGTTGACCGGCTTGTCCCGGTTCTTGTAGTCACACTCGTCGCCACGTACAGTGTTCTCGGTGGAGTCGGGTTTCTCGTCGCCGAGAACAACGTCGAGAAAATCTCCAACGACGACAGAACGGCGATGGAGTGGGTAGGTGAGAACACCCCGGTCGGAGCGACCGTCCTCGTAGTAGGTGACGGGGCAGAGTGGCTACCGTGGTTCACGAACAGGACGGTACTCGTCACGCCGATGGGGTCCGAGTGGAAGGGTCCGTCGGCGTTTCGTCGACAGTCCGAACTCCGGTCACAGCTACTGCAGTGTACGGGAGTGGCGTGTGTTGAGTCGGTGACCGAACAGCTCACCACCACCCCGGACTACGTCTACGTGCAGGAAGATCACCGGTCCGTCGCAGAGTCGCTCCAGAATTCCTCGAAGTACAGTGTAGTTCACAGACGGGGCGGCATATTCGTGTTCGAAGTACACGCCGAGTGA
- a CDS encoding arylsulfotransferase family protein has translation MRRRALRGVFALVVLLSVVQLSVAATTSPTVKDRYENAGTQAVAPTANGTTVITTSPRKGTDASLIALGPDGRVEYYEERYRQYFDVDPVGNTSSTVEFVAKDTSVTCPTGTEPCADAVFVRVNISTGEREVFERFQAQLRADWHDFDRIDEQTVLIADINNEIRIYNTRRDVTTWAYNFRADFKREDGGSFPKDWTHLNDVEWLGNGTIIASPRNLDQVVFIHKQRGLLESRTLGSDGNYSRLFEQHNPDFIPAERGGPAVVVADSENNRVVEYERRDDGWVRTWSWSDARMSWPRDADRLPNGHTLVTDSNGGRILELNRDGEIVWSVPVDTPYEAERLGTGDESSGGMAASRAGLAGTNSRVVDESSDADSSSAPLASRVVIAIKSFLPSLVVNGLLFVLPGWMGSIELLVLALLSGILSLWAGTEAYWRGYRFRSPISRT, from the coding sequence GTGAGACGACGAGCCCTCCGGGGTGTCTTCGCTCTAGTCGTACTGCTCTCGGTCGTTCAACTGAGCGTCGCGGCGACGACATCTCCGACGGTTAAGGATCGGTACGAGAACGCTGGCACCCAAGCTGTCGCCCCGACTGCCAACGGCACGACAGTCATCACTACGTCCCCACGGAAGGGAACCGACGCCTCTCTGATCGCGCTGGGACCAGACGGTCGTGTCGAATACTACGAGGAACGGTACAGACAGTACTTCGATGTCGACCCTGTCGGGAATACGTCTTCGACAGTTGAGTTCGTCGCGAAAGACACCTCGGTGACGTGTCCGACTGGGACGGAGCCGTGTGCCGACGCAGTCTTTGTCCGCGTGAACATCTCGACTGGTGAACGAGAGGTGTTCGAACGGTTCCAGGCCCAACTGCGAGCTGACTGGCACGACTTCGACAGAATTGACGAACAGACGGTCCTGATCGCTGACATCAACAATGAGATCAGAATCTACAACACACGACGCGACGTGACAACATGGGCGTACAACTTCCGTGCCGACTTCAAACGGGAAGATGGCGGCTCGTTCCCCAAAGATTGGACGCATCTGAACGATGTCGAGTGGCTCGGCAACGGAACGATCATAGCAAGTCCTCGGAATCTTGATCAAGTCGTATTCATACACAAGCAGCGGGGGCTGTTAGAGTCACGGACTTTGGGGAGCGATGGGAACTACTCTCGGCTATTCGAGCAACACAATCCCGACTTCATCCCCGCGGAGCGTGGTGGACCCGCGGTCGTCGTCGCCGACTCAGAGAACAATCGTGTCGTAGAGTACGAGCGGAGGGACGATGGCTGGGTCCGGACGTGGTCGTGGAGCGACGCCCGGATGAGCTGGCCCCGAGACGCCGACCGGCTTCCGAACGGACATACGTTGGTCACGGACTCGAACGGTGGTCGGATTCTCGAACTAAACCGCGATGGGGAGATTGTCTGGTCCGTTCCGGTCGACACACCGTACGAGGCCGAACGGTTGGGAACCGGTGACGAGAGCAGCGGCGGTATGGCTGCGAGTCGCGCAGGACTGGCTGGGACGAACAGTCGTGTCGTCGACGAGAGTTCCGACGCTGACAGTTCGTCTGCTCCTCTGGCATCGCGTGTCGTGATCGCAATAAAGAGCTTCCTCCCGTCGCTCGTGGTCAATGGTCTGTTATTCGTCCTCCCAGGGTGGATGGGTTCCATCGAACTTCTCGTCCTCGCACTGCTCTCCGGTATACTCTCACTGTGGGCAGGCACCGAGGCGTACTGGCGGGGGTACAGGTTCCGAAGCCCGATCTCTCGGACGTGA
- a CDS encoding arylsulfotransferase family protein — protein MVNTSSGIIEWSWDPQSYYNISTGGSNVFSASSYPDDWTHLNDVTVLQDGRIMISMRNHDEVIFVNKTSGVEHDWTLGDNNEFEWLYEQHQPDYIPAARGGPAVVIADSQNDRIVEYQRDSGEWRQTWSWSDEQLAWPRDADRLPNGHTLIADTHGARVFELDRNGSIVWSVGPVPEVYDVERFGTGDESAGGHSALAENLSGTDAGYVTATPFQPTSQISIIRNALRYATPWWFGVVDGILLCIAVVAVLSGVGIRSDYTKVIRKKLHRIFYR, from the coding sequence ATTGTTAACACTTCTTCGGGTATAATAGAGTGGTCTTGGGACCCTCAGTCGTACTACAATATCAGTACTGGGGGATCAAACGTATTCAGCGCTAGCTCATATCCTGACGATTGGACCCATCTCAATGATGTGACAGTCCTTCAAGACGGTCGTATCATGATAAGTATGCGTAACCATGATGAAGTAATATTTGTCAACAAGACCTCTGGGGTTGAACATGACTGGACGTTAGGTGATAACAATGAGTTCGAATGGCTCTATGAGCAGCATCAACCAGACTATATTCCAGCCGCTAGGGGTGGCCCGGCAGTTGTTATCGCTGATTCACAAAACGATCGTATAGTCGAGTACCAGCGTGATAGTGGTGAGTGGCGTCAGACTTGGTCATGGAGCGATGAACAACTTGCCTGGCCACGGGATGCTGATCGGCTCCCGAACGGGCACACTCTCATAGCAGACACCCATGGTGCCCGAGTATTCGAACTAGACCGAAATGGCTCCATCGTGTGGTCTGTCGGACCAGTACCAGAGGTTTACGATGTAGAGCGATTCGGCACCGGTGATGAATCCGCTGGTGGACACAGTGCTCTCGCGGAAAATCTCTCCGGGACAGATGCTGGGTATGTAACTGCCACACCTTTCCAGCCGACATCGCAAATCAGCATCATTCGAAATGCGCTTCGCTACGCAACCCCTTGGTGGTTCGGCGTTGTCGACGGTATTCTACTATGTATCGCTGTTGTAGCAGTCCTTTCTGGGGTGGGAATCCGATCTGACTACACAAAAGTTATAAGAAAAAAATTACATAGAATTTTTTACAGATAG
- a CDS encoding sulfatase-like hydrolase/transferase: MKPNVLLVVLDSVRAGNTSLHGHEHETTPFLESFAETATVYEQARSPGTWSLPSHASMFTGYDVVEHEVTRAKHALEPGHTIFERLRDDHEYRTGVFSENTWITDMAVGLKDAFDTVEGARNLPYPDAIDPSNFVLSEGQGQYAAYLRRCLADDHPIQSLANGVVTKLAWDYPQYLPDALSASTPASVYADLFLDWTAETDAPWAACVNFMDGHLPYEPDPEHDQWGGETLRELQDEMGDQVWEFNGGRRPWWQRRALEGLYDGTIHQMDTQLRRVIETLADRGELDDTLVVVTADHGEGFGEPSRVRPGARVAAHGAGIHEALLHVPLVVRPPGGTDGDRVESAATLTRFPTAVERLLADEWTRDVFCPDGLVVASSHGLEEPMEERASRYCGDLWRFNGDARAVYSDDGDAVRKDVTWRSEAATVRCWDAKTGRRVEETDAAERVGSVFDERESLGVRTGDGGGPVDEATQRRLEDLGYA; the protein is encoded by the coding sequence GTGAAGCCGAACGTCCTCCTCGTCGTCCTCGACAGTGTCCGGGCCGGGAACACCAGCCTCCACGGACACGAACACGAGACGACCCCGTTCTTGGAGTCGTTCGCGGAGACGGCGACCGTCTACGAACAGGCACGGTCTCCCGGAACGTGGAGTCTCCCGAGCCACGCGAGCATGTTCACGGGGTACGACGTGGTCGAACACGAGGTCACCCGTGCGAAACACGCGCTGGAACCCGGCCACACGATCTTCGAACGACTCCGTGACGACCACGAGTACCGGACCGGGGTGTTCTCCGAGAACACCTGGATCACGGACATGGCGGTCGGACTGAAGGACGCCTTCGACACCGTGGAGGGCGCTCGGAACCTGCCGTACCCGGACGCGATCGACCCGAGTAACTTCGTCCTCTCCGAGGGGCAAGGACAGTACGCGGCGTACCTGCGGCGCTGTCTCGCCGACGACCACCCGATCCAGTCGCTGGCGAACGGGGTCGTGACCAAGCTCGCCTGGGACTACCCTCAGTACCTCCCGGACGCCTTGAGCGCCAGTACCCCGGCGTCCGTCTACGCCGACCTCTTCTTGGATTGGACCGCCGAGACTGACGCCCCGTGGGCCGCCTGTGTCAATTTCATGGACGGCCACCTCCCGTACGAACCGGACCCGGAACACGATCAGTGGGGCGGCGAGACCCTGCGCGAGTTACAAGACGAGATGGGGGACCAAGTCTGGGAGTTCAACGGCGGTCGACGACCGTGGTGGCAACGACGAGCACTCGAGGGACTATACGACGGGACGATCCACCAGATGGACACCCAACTCCGCCGCGTGATCGAGACGCTCGCGGACCGTGGGGAGTTGGACGACACACTGGTCGTGGTCACTGCCGACCACGGCGAGGGGTTCGGCGAACCGAGTCGCGTCCGCCCCGGGGCACGCGTCGCCGCGCACGGCGCTGGGATCCACGAGGCACTGTTGCACGTCCCCCTCGTCGTCCGCCCGCCCGGTGGCACCGACGGCGATCGAGTCGAATCTGCCGCCACGCTCACGCGGTTCCCGACGGCCGTCGAGCGACTCCTCGCGGACGAGTGGACGCGCGACGTGTTCTGTCCGGATGGACTGGTGGTCGCATCCTCGCACGGACTCGAAGAGCCGATGGAAGAGCGCGCCAGTAGGTACTGTGGTGACCTGTGGCGGTTCAACGGGGACGCACGCGCCGTCTACAGCGACGACGGTGACGCCGTGCGGAAGGACGTGACGTGGCGGTCGGAGGCGGCGACCGTCCGGTGTTGGGACGCCAAGACGGGACGGCGGGTCGAGGAGACGGACGCCGCCGAGCGGGTGGGGTCCGTCTTCGACGAGCGCGAGTCGCTCGGTGTCCGCACCGGCGACGGCGGAGGCCCAGTCGACGAGGCGACTCAGCGGCGTCTCGAGGACTTAGGGTACGCATGA